One segment of Candidatus Binatus sp. DNA contains the following:
- a CDS encoding glycerophosphodiester phosphodiesterase family protein, with translation MLNIAHRGASGTFPENTLGSLRAAIDAGADMCELDVQLTRDRKVVVIHDDTVERTTEGRGAVAAMTLDELQRLDAGARFQEGAHRGERIPTLDEVFDVTAGRCGLNIELKAGGVEAQVAQIMNARNAFADSIVSSFEWDSLKNIQQINFKIRIGLLAEEKPVELIAAAIAMRAYAINPRWDMVNADLCEAAHTRGLKVFTWTVDSDSRMRALIASGVDGIMTNYPERLRQVLGG, from the coding sequence GTGCTTAACATCGCCCATCGCGGGGCCAGCGGTACCTTTCCTGAAAATACGCTAGGCAGTCTTCGCGCCGCGATCGACGCGGGCGCCGACATGTGCGAACTCGACGTTCAGCTTACGCGCGATCGCAAGGTGGTGGTGATTCACGACGACACGGTCGAGCGGACGACGGAGGGGCGGGGCGCGGTTGCGGCGATGACGCTCGATGAATTGCAGCGGCTCGATGCGGGCGCGCGATTCCAGGAAGGAGCGCATCGCGGCGAGCGCATCCCGACGCTCGACGAAGTGTTCGACGTGACGGCTGGCCGATGCGGCCTCAATATCGAGCTGAAGGCGGGCGGCGTCGAGGCGCAGGTCGCACAAATAATGAACGCGCGCAACGCCTTCGCGGACAGTATCGTGTCGAGCTTCGAGTGGGATTCACTGAAAAACATTCAACAGATCAATTTCAAAATTCGAATCGGGCTGCTCGCGGAGGAAAAGCCGGTCGAGCTGATTGCGGCGGCGATCGCGATGCGCGCGTACGCGATCAATCCGCGCTGGGACATGGTCAACGCCGATTTGTGCGAGGCGGCGCATACGCGCGGGCTGAAGGTGTTCACCTGGACCGTCGATTCGGACTCGCGGATGCGCGCGCTGATTGCATCCGGCGTTGACGGTATCATGACGAACTATCCGGAGCGGTTGCGGCAGGTGCTCGGCGGCTGA